From one bacterium genomic stretch:
- a CDS encoding NADP-dependent isocitrate dehydrogenase (Converts isocitrate to alpha ketoglutarate): MGSDYRFARIPERGEPITLEAGKLVVPDRPIIPFIEGDGTGPDIWRATRRVLDAAVEKAYDGQRRIEWMEIYAGEKAYRVTGEWLPDETLDALRAFRVGIKGPLTTPVGGGIRSLNVTLRQVLDLYACIRPVRYIPGVPSPVREPEKVDVVIFRENTEDVYAGIEWPAGSVEAARVWRFLDEEMGVKTREGSAFGIKPMSEFGSKRLIAAAIRYAIQRKRPSVTLVHKGNIMKYTEGAFRDWGYEVARERFGAQTVPESELAGGDPGGRVVIKDRIADAMFQQLLLRPEEYSVIATPNLNGDYLSDAAAAQVGGLGMAPGANVGEEVALFEATHGTAPKYAGLDKVNPGSLILSGVMMLEHMGWDEAAALVVRGLERAIQARTVTYDLARQMEGAREVSTSAFADAIIANL; this comes from the coding sequence ATGGGCAGCGACTACCGCTTCGCGCGCATCCCCGAGCGGGGCGAGCCGATCACGCTCGAGGCCGGCAAGCTCGTCGTGCCGGACCGTCCGATCATCCCCTTCATCGAAGGAGACGGCACCGGGCCGGACATCTGGCGCGCGACGCGCCGCGTCCTGGACGCGGCGGTCGAGAAGGCGTACGACGGCCAGCGCCGGATCGAGTGGATGGAGATCTACGCGGGCGAGAAGGCCTATCGGGTGACCGGCGAGTGGCTGCCCGATGAGACGCTGGACGCGCTGCGGGCGTTCAGGGTCGGCATCAAGGGCCCGCTCACGACGCCGGTGGGCGGCGGCATCCGTTCGCTCAACGTGACGCTGCGGCAGGTCCTGGACCTGTACGCGTGCATCCGCCCCGTGCGCTACATCCCCGGTGTGCCCTCGCCGGTGCGTGAGCCCGAGAAGGTGGACGTGGTGATCTTCCGCGAGAACACGGAAGACGTGTATGCGGGGATCGAGTGGCCGGCCGGGAGCGTCGAGGCGGCGCGGGTCTGGCGGTTCCTGGACGAAGAGATGGGTGTGAAGACGCGCGAGGGCAGCGCGTTCGGGATCAAGCCGATGAGCGAGTTCGGCTCCAAGAGGCTCATCGCGGCGGCGATCCGCTACGCGATCCAGCGCAAGCGCCCGTCCGTGACGCTCGTGCACAAGGGCAACATCATGAAGTACACGGAGGGCGCGTTCCGGGACTGGGGCTACGAGGTGGCGCGCGAGCGCTTCGGCGCGCAGACGGTCCCGGAGTCGGAGCTGGCGGGCGGCGATCCGGGTGGGCGCGTGGTGATCAAGGACCGGATCGCGGACGCGATGTTCCAGCAGCTCCTGCTGCGCCCGGAGGAGTACTCGGTGATCGCGACGCCGAACCTCAACGGCGACTACCTCTCCGACGCCGCCGCCGCGCAGGTCGGCGGGCTGGGGATGGCGCCCGGGGCCAACGTCGGCGAGGAGGTGGCGCTGTTCGAGGCGACACACGGCACGGCGCCCAAGTATGCGGGGCTGGACAAGGTCAACCCGGGCTCGCTGATCCTGTCCGGCGTGATGATGCTCGAGCACATGGGCTGGGACGAAGCCGCGGCGCTGGTGGTCCGCGGGCTCGAGCGGGCGATCCAGGCGCGGACGGTGACGTACGACCTGGCGCGGCAGATGGAGGGGGCGCGCGAGGTGTCCACGTCGGCGTTCGCGGACGCGATCATCGCCAACCTGTGA
- a CDS encoding citrate synthase (catalyzes the formation of citrate from acetyl-CoA and oxaloacetate), which yields MSNRGLEGVVVADTQLSEIYGEEGRLIYRGYEIGDLAENATFEEVCYLLLYGELPNLAQLADFRRQLENGRAVPPAVLDLMRVLPRDMHPMAVLRTAASALAGFDPDAQDMTEEANFRKAIRLIAQMPTLTAAWQRIRNGQEPLPPREGLGHAANFLYMLTGELPDDLRARTMDVAFTLHAEHGMNASTFAARVTVATLSDIHSGLTSAIATLKGPLHGGANERVMQMLLEIGEPERAEPWVRDALARGERIMGFGHRVYRAVDPRAPILRSLAAQLAAQGGDTRWLDIASRIESVMREEMDRRGKKIYPNVDFYSASVYYTLGIPTDMFTNVFAIARTPGWTAHMIEQLRNNRLIRPQATYVGPLGKKVVPIQQRG from the coding sequence ATGTCGAATCGAGGGTTAGAGGGCGTCGTCGTTGCAGATACCCAACTGAGCGAGATCTACGGCGAGGAAGGTCGTCTCATCTATCGGGGCTACGAGATCGGGGACCTCGCCGAGAACGCCACGTTCGAGGAAGTCTGCTACCTGCTGCTCTACGGTGAGCTGCCCAACCTCGCACAGCTCGCCGACTTCCGCCGTCAGCTCGAGAACGGACGTGCGGTTCCTCCGGCGGTCCTGGACCTGATGCGTGTGCTCCCGCGGGACATGCATCCGATGGCGGTGCTGCGCACGGCGGCGTCTGCGCTCGCGGGCTTCGACCCCGATGCCCAGGACATGACGGAGGAGGCGAACTTCCGCAAAGCGATCCGGCTGATCGCCCAGATGCCGACGTTGACCGCGGCGTGGCAGCGGATCAGGAACGGGCAGGAGCCGCTCCCGCCGCGGGAAGGGCTGGGGCACGCCGCCAACTTCCTGTACATGCTGACCGGCGAGCTCCCGGACGACTTGCGGGCGCGGACGATGGACGTGGCGTTCACGCTCCACGCGGAGCACGGCATGAACGCCTCCACCTTCGCTGCGCGGGTGACGGTCGCCACGCTCTCCGACATCCATTCGGGCCTCACCTCCGCCATCGCAACGCTCAAGGGGCCCCTCCACGGCGGCGCCAACGAGCGGGTGATGCAGATGCTGCTCGAGATCGGAGAGCCGGAGCGGGCGGAGCCGTGGGTCCGGGACGCGCTCGCGCGCGGCGAACGGATCATGGGCTTCGGGCACCGCGTCTACCGCGCCGTGGACCCGCGCGCGCCCATTCTGCGGTCGCTCGCCGCGCAGCTCGCGGCGCAGGGCGGGGACACCCGCTGGCTCGACATCGCGAGCCGGATCGAGAGCGTGATGCGCGAGGAGATGGACCGGCGCGGCAAGAAGATCTATCCCAACGTGGACTTCTACAGCGCGTCCGTCTACTACACCCTCGGCATCCCGACGGACATGTTCACGAACGTCTTCGCCATCGCGAGGACACCGGGGTGGACGGCGCACATGATCGAGCAGCTCCGGAACAACCGGCTGATCCGGCCGCAGGCCACGTACGTCGGGCCGCTGGGCAAGAAGGTCGTGCCGATCCAGCAGAGAGGTTAG